One Polycladomyces zharkentensis genomic region harbors:
- the trxB gene encoding thioredoxin-disulfide reductase, which translates to MHKVIVLGTGPAGLTAAIYLARANMKPLVIEGQEPGGQLTTTTEVENFPGFPDGILGPELMDNMRKQAERFGAEFKRGWVTEVDLSKRPFKLSVYGLGELETESLIISTGASAKLLGIPGEKENLGQGVSTCATCDGFFYRGKKVAVVGGGDSAMEEANFLTKFATEVIVVHRRDQLRASKIMQDRAKKNPKIKWAMNRVPVEVVSKEEGGVKGLKVHNKETGQEELIEVDGIFVAIGHRPNTAFLNGQLKTDELGYIQVEPGSTRTSVEGVFACGDVQDRVYRQAITAAGTGCMAAIDCERFLEGEASVDWSQSL; encoded by the coding sequence ATGCACAAAGTAATCGTATTGGGAACTGGACCGGCTGGCCTGACGGCGGCCATTTATCTGGCTCGTGCCAATATGAAACCCCTCGTGATCGAGGGGCAGGAACCAGGTGGACAGTTGACCACCACTACCGAAGTGGAAAACTTCCCGGGCTTCCCGGACGGCATCCTGGGCCCGGAATTGATGGATAATATGCGAAAACAAGCGGAGCGCTTCGGAGCCGAGTTCAAACGAGGTTGGGTGACTGAGGTGGATCTGTCGAAGCGCCCCTTCAAACTTTCGGTGTACGGTTTGGGCGAACTGGAAACCGAATCCTTAATCATCTCTACCGGTGCATCGGCAAAATTGCTTGGAATCCCTGGGGAGAAGGAGAACCTGGGGCAGGGTGTTTCCACCTGTGCCACTTGTGATGGTTTCTTTTACCGGGGCAAAAAGGTCGCAGTTGTCGGTGGAGGCGACTCTGCCATGGAAGAAGCTAATTTCTTAACGAAGTTTGCCACCGAAGTGATCGTCGTCCACCGACGTGATCAACTGCGCGCCTCCAAGATCATGCAGGATCGCGCTAAGAAAAACCCGAAGATCAAGTGGGCAATGAATCGAGTACCAGTTGAGGTCGTATCTAAGGAAGAGGGCGGGGTTAAAGGATTGAAAGTGCATAACAAGGAAACTGGCCAAGAGGAACTCATCGAGGTAGATGGCATCTTCGTCGCGATTGGCCACCGCCCCAACACCGCCTTCCTGAACGGCCAGCTGAAAACGGATGAACTCGGCTACATTCAAGTAGAACCCGGCAGCACCCGAACCAGCGTCGAAGGCGTCTTTGCCTGCGGTGACGTACAGGATCGAGTTTACCGTCAAGCGATTACCGCCGCTGGAACGGGTTGCATGGCTGCGATCGACTGCGAAAGATTTCTTGAAGGTGAAGCTTCTGTTGACTGGAGCCAAAGCCTTTGA
- a CDS encoding arsinothricin resistance N-acetyltransferase ArsN1 family A, whose product MSYDWVVRKAEEKDIPRIRDIYNQGIEDRIATLEEQPKTMEEMNQWFHQRSPRYVVLVAELNGEVQGWASLNPYSHRCAYAGVADVSVYIDRNWRGKGVGSRLLRVLEEKAKENGFFKMVLFTFPFNHLGQGLYRKMGFREVGVFQNQGKLDGQFVDVMAMEKLLLEETE is encoded by the coding sequence ATGAGCTATGATTGGGTCGTCCGGAAAGCGGAAGAAAAAGATATCCCCCGGATCCGAGACATCTACAACCAAGGGATTGAAGATCGGATTGCCACATTAGAGGAGCAGCCCAAAACCATGGAAGAGATGAACCAATGGTTTCACCAAAGATCCCCCCGATACGTTGTGCTGGTCGCAGAGCTCAACGGTGAAGTTCAGGGATGGGCTTCACTCAATCCGTATTCTCATCGGTGTGCTTATGCAGGGGTGGCAGATGTTTCCGTTTATATCGATCGAAACTGGCGGGGAAAAGGAGTCGGTTCCCGACTTTTGCGGGTGTTGGAGGAAAAGGCGAAGGAAAACGGCTTTTTCAAAATGGTGCTGTTTACTTTTCCCTTTAACCATCTCGGCCAAGGTTTGTATCGGAAAATGGGCTTCCGAGAAGTAGGAGTGTTTCAAAACCAAGGAAAGCTGGACGGCCAGTTCGTTGATGTGATGGCGATGGAAAAATTGTTGTTGGAGGAGACAGAATAA
- a CDS encoding ArsR/SmtB family transcription factor yields MVCTNEQLSLIAKALSDPIRLQIMDLVAKGSLNETPIQECCTKGMCVCDIQEALDMKQSKVSYHLKELKNAGLLHERKEGKWHYYAVNQDTLECFCRELNDRFFLNLLHTEAKVK; encoded by the coding sequence ATGGTTTGCACGAATGAACAATTATCCTTAATCGCTAAGGCTCTATCAGATCCGATTCGGTTGCAGATCATGGACCTGGTAGCCAAAGGGAGCCTTAATGAAACGCCGATCCAAGAATGTTGCACGAAAGGAATGTGCGTCTGTGATATCCAAGAAGCGTTGGATATGAAGCAATCCAAAGTGTCCTATCACCTGAAAGAATTGAAAAACGCCGGCCTTCTTCATGAGCGGAAAGAAGGCAAGTGGCACTATTACGCCGTAAATCAAGATACCCTGGAATGCTTTTGTCGGGAGTTGAATGACCGTTTTTTCTTAAATCTCCTTCATACGGAAGCGAAGGTGAAATGA
- a CDS encoding ArsI/CadI family heavy metal resistance metalloenzyme produces MILKPHVAINVRNLEQSIEFYRHLFGEEPVKVRPGYAKFDLDEPALNFTLNEGGEVNGGINHLGIQVGSTEEVLAAKERLKSAGLATFDEMDTTCCYARQDKIWVTSPDGHRWEVFVVKADADQYGKSSVHFESGSACCTTNNG; encoded by the coding sequence ATGATTCTCAAACCCCATGTCGCTATCAACGTCCGAAACCTGGAGCAATCCATTGAATTTTACCGGCACCTATTTGGAGAAGAACCTGTCAAAGTACGTCCGGGTTACGCTAAATTTGACTTGGATGAACCCGCCTTAAACTTCACGTTGAATGAGGGAGGCGAAGTCAACGGCGGGATCAATCATCTTGGGATCCAAGTGGGCTCGACGGAAGAAGTGCTGGCCGCCAAGGAACGACTCAAAAGTGCCGGGTTGGCAACCTTCGACGAGATGGACACCACATGCTGTTACGCACGTCAGGATAAAATCTGGGTGACTAGTCCCGACGGACATCGTTGGGAAGTGTTTGTGGTAAAAGCAGACGCAGATCAATACGGAAAATCCTCCGTTCATTTTGAATCTGGTAGCGCTTGCTGCACCACCAACAACGGTTAA
- a CDS encoding Tn3 family transposase, whose translation MYRRTRELLTEEQREQFTKISPTLDEWELGAHYTLTEQDRALIRRRRDENRIGFAVQLCVLRHTGWPLSEIKEVPDRVLHYIANQIDVDLDAFQRYATRETTRWEHMREIREEYGYRPFTVREYRQLAKALLPQAMETDHAMHLIYWALNWLRERKIILPAITTVERLVWETRRRAEEKIYRLLNAALTSNQKKQLEELIRTRMENGKTPLGWIKEDPGQSSPRACKKAIEQRNQILKLGLEVDTRGIHPQRLRQLARLGRNYDPQAFRRFPEPKRYAILVAYLLELCQDITDQIIEISRRQIANLHASGRKAQDEIQKQNGKALNEKIVRFVDLTTVLLEAKKKGQDLDEAIASTITWERLAQERDEARELTRPANYDYLDLVKNRYNYLRQYTPTFLDAMQFQSTQAAAPLLEAVDVIRDLNRSGKRKVPEDAPLEFIPDRWLPYVMDDQGRINKVYYEMATMTELHNRIRSGDVSVVGSRQHKDFEEYLVSKEEWEQVRATGNVRLTVPLSVEEYLEERTQALRKRLEYVSENLNRLEDARLEDGSLHVDRLEKETPPEAEKLSDILYAILPRVKLTELLAEVAHWTGFDEAFIHASTGHPPKGDEKAVVLAALMAMGTNIGLTKMSEATPDISYRQMANAVQWRLYDDTMKQAQKVLVRFQQKLPLARYWGDGTTSSSDGMRVQVGVSSLHAETNPHYGRGKGATFYRFVSDQQVAFHDLVINATAREAPYVIDGYLNHETDLQIEEHYTDTAGYTDQVFGLAHLFGFRFAPRLRDLHNARLFTIESADQFPRLKEFLRYKIHTPIIRKNYDDVLRMAHSIQQGTVSAALLMGKLGSYERKNELSKALQEMGRIEKTIFLLDYVSDKALRRRVQRGLNKGESMNSLARAIFFGKRGELRERALNDQLQRASALSLLINAISIWNTVYLTKAVEALRKTRSIPEPLLSHISPLGWNHINFLGEYKFSLDRVPSLNNLRPLIPLGE comes from the coding sequence GTGTATCGCCGCACTCGAGAACTTCTGACGGAAGAACAAAGGGAGCAGTTTACGAAAATTTCCCCTACTTTGGACGAGTGGGAGCTGGGAGCTCATTACACACTAACGGAGCAGGATCGAGCTCTGATTCGCCGCCGCCGGGACGAGAACCGGATCGGCTTTGCCGTTCAGTTGTGCGTTCTCCGACATACGGGTTGGCCGCTATCGGAAATCAAGGAGGTCCCCGACCGGGTACTCCACTACATTGCCAACCAAATCGATGTGGACCTAGACGCATTCCAGCGTTACGCTACTCGGGAGACGACCCGGTGGGAACATATGCGGGAAATCCGGGAAGAATACGGATACCGTCCATTTACGGTCAGGGAGTACCGGCAGTTAGCCAAAGCTCTGCTTCCTCAGGCAATGGAAACAGACCATGCTATGCACTTGATCTACTGGGCCCTTAATTGGCTACGGGAACGGAAAATCATCCTCCCAGCCATTACCACCGTGGAACGCCTGGTCTGGGAGACCCGGCGGCGGGCGGAAGAGAAGATCTACCGTCTTCTGAACGCCGCCTTGACGTCCAACCAAAAAAAGCAGTTGGAAGAACTGATCAGGACCCGAATGGAAAACGGAAAAACGCCCCTGGGCTGGATCAAGGAAGACCCCGGTCAATCGTCTCCCCGGGCGTGCAAAAAGGCCATTGAACAACGGAACCAGATCCTAAAGCTGGGGCTGGAAGTGGACACACGGGGAATACATCCGCAACGGCTCCGGCAATTGGCCCGTCTCGGACGGAATTACGATCCGCAAGCCTTCCGCCGGTTTCCGGAACCCAAACGGTACGCAATTTTGGTGGCTTACCTTCTGGAACTGTGCCAGGACATCACTGACCAGATCATCGAGATCAGCCGCCGGCAAATTGCCAATTTGCACGCCAGCGGGAGAAAAGCACAGGATGAGATTCAAAAGCAAAACGGGAAGGCGCTGAATGAAAAGATTGTGCGTTTTGTGGATTTGACAACCGTTCTCCTGGAGGCCAAAAAGAAAGGACAGGATTTGGATGAAGCCATCGCCTCCACCATCACGTGGGAACGATTAGCCCAGGAACGAGACGAGGCACGGGAGTTGACCCGTCCTGCCAATTACGATTATCTGGACTTGGTAAAAAACCGATACAACTACTTGCGGCAGTATACGCCGACCTTCTTGGACGCCATGCAATTCCAATCCACCCAAGCCGCCGCCCCTCTGCTGGAAGCTGTTGATGTGATCAGAGACCTGAATCGATCCGGAAAACGGAAGGTTCCCGAGGATGCACCCCTTGAGTTCATTCCAGACCGATGGTTGCCTTATGTGATGGATGATCAAGGTCGGATCAACAAAGTGTATTACGAGATGGCAACCATGACCGAGTTGCACAACCGGATTCGCTCCGGCGATGTATCGGTAGTGGGAAGTCGCCAACACAAGGATTTTGAGGAATATCTGGTGTCTAAAGAGGAATGGGAACAAGTCCGTGCCACCGGAAACGTTCGGTTGACGGTTCCTCTTTCGGTGGAGGAATATCTTGAGGAAAGGACACAGGCGCTTCGGAAACGCCTGGAATACGTTTCAGAAAACCTGAACCGATTGGAAGATGCCCGACTGGAAGATGGAAGTCTCCATGTGGACCGGTTGGAAAAAGAAACACCCCCGGAGGCAGAGAAACTAAGCGACATCCTGTATGCGATACTACCACGGGTGAAGCTCACCGAACTGCTGGCTGAAGTAGCCCACTGGACGGGTTTTGACGAAGCGTTCATCCATGCTTCCACCGGCCACCCACCAAAGGGAGACGAAAAGGCCGTGGTGCTGGCAGCACTGATGGCAATGGGGACTAATATTGGGTTGACCAAGATGTCGGAGGCCACCCCGGACATCTCCTACCGGCAGATGGCCAACGCCGTCCAGTGGCGGCTGTACGACGACACCATGAAACAGGCTCAGAAAGTCCTGGTCCGATTTCAGCAAAAACTCCCCTTAGCCCGATACTGGGGTGACGGGACCACTTCCTCCTCAGACGGGATGAGGGTCCAAGTTGGGGTTTCTTCCCTTCACGCGGAGACAAACCCGCATTATGGCCGCGGAAAAGGGGCCACCTTTTATCGGTTCGTCAGTGATCAGCAGGTGGCTTTTCACGATCTGGTGATTAACGCCACAGCCCGGGAAGCACCGTATGTAATCGATGGTTATCTGAATCACGAGACGGATCTTCAAATCGAAGAGCATTATACGGACACAGCGGGGTATACGGATCAAGTCTTCGGGTTGGCCCACCTGTTCGGGTTCCGCTTCGCTCCTCGCCTACGAGATCTGCATAATGCCCGGTTGTTTACGATCGAGAGTGCAGACCAGTTCCCCCGATTGAAAGAATTTCTCCGCTATAAAATCCATACTCCGATCATCCGGAAAAATTATGACGATGTTCTCCGGATGGCACACTCCATCCAACAGGGAACCGTTTCTGCTGCTCTCCTTATGGGAAAGCTCGGGTCGTACGAACGCAAGAATGAACTATCCAAGGCCCTGCAGGAGATGGGGAGAATCGAAAAAACGATCTTTCTCTTGGATTACGTGTCGGACAAGGCTTTGCGACGCCGAGTTCAACGGGGCCTGAACAAGGGTGAGTCAATGAACTCCCTCGCCCGGGCCATTTTCTTCGGGAAACGCGGTGAACTGCGGGAGCGGGCACTGAACGACCAGTTGCAGCGGGCCAGTGCGTTGAGCCTTCTCATCAACGCCATCAGCATATGGAATACGGTCTATCTGACGAAAGCCGTAGAAGCATTGAGAAAAACCCGTTCCATCCCGGAACCCTTGCTGTCGCACATCTCTCCTTTGGGGTGGAACCACATCAACTTTCTTGGGGAATACAAGTTTTCTCTGGATCGGGTCCCCAGTCTGAACAACCTTCGCCCACTCATACCTTTGGGTGAATAA
- a CDS encoding IS110 family transposase has protein sequence MKYKQNRKLEQITESSLIVGADIAKKVHVARAQDFRGIEYGSRLTFENTHAGFNRLIRWIRTLQAEHEKTHVLFGLEPTGHYWLPLAQFLRKQGIQVVLVNPLHVKKSKELDDNSPTKNDVKDAKVIAQLVKDGRYSEPNVPTSVYADLRIAMIQRDRLTEDLKRIKNRMHHWFDRYFPEYPTVFKDWEGKASLYTLKHFPLPKDILERGAERIAAEWKTVVQRAVGRKRAEWLVQTARNSIGLTEGLTMARMELQMLLEQYEFLRRQMDQLSTKIQELLQSIPGTREMLSIPLIGWATVAGFLSEVGPLTAYDHPQQVIRLAGLNLKENSSGQHKGRTCITKRGRPRLRSLLFKAILPLTAHNPEFRALHRYLTTRPENPLKKMQSLIALCCKLIRVLFTLGRRQMTYDVHKMLGDIRCSQIQMAV, from the coding sequence ATGAAGTATAAACAAAATCGGAAATTGGAGCAAATCACAGAATCTAGCCTCATTGTCGGTGCGGATATCGCCAAGAAAGTTCATGTGGCCCGGGCACAGGACTTTCGAGGAATCGAGTACGGATCCCGCTTGACGTTTGAGAACACCCATGCTGGATTCAACCGGCTGATTCGGTGGATTCGAACACTCCAGGCAGAACATGAGAAAACGCACGTCCTTTTTGGATTGGAACCAACCGGCCATTATTGGCTGCCATTAGCTCAGTTTCTTAGAAAACAAGGCATCCAAGTGGTGCTGGTCAATCCCTTACACGTAAAGAAAAGCAAGGAACTTGACGACAATTCACCAACCAAGAACGACGTAAAGGATGCCAAGGTCATCGCTCAGTTGGTTAAAGACGGGCGGTACTCGGAACCTAATGTGCCGACTAGTGTCTATGCCGACCTACGGATTGCCATGATCCAACGGGACCGGTTAACGGAAGATCTCAAGCGAATTAAGAACCGGATGCACCATTGGTTCGATCGGTATTTTCCCGAATACCCGACAGTGTTTAAGGACTGGGAAGGAAAGGCTTCCCTGTACACGCTGAAGCATTTTCCACTTCCCAAGGACATCCTGGAACGGGGAGCGGAAAGGATCGCAGCCGAGTGGAAAACTGTGGTTCAGCGGGCTGTGGGTAGAAAACGTGCCGAATGGTTGGTGCAAACCGCCCGGAATTCCATTGGTTTAACCGAGGGTTTGACGATGGCCCGGATGGAGCTGCAAATGCTTCTGGAGCAATATGAGTTTTTACGTCGGCAAATGGATCAACTCTCCACCAAAATCCAAGAGCTGCTACAGTCCATTCCCGGTACCAGGGAGATGCTGAGTATCCCCTTGATCGGATGGGCGACCGTAGCCGGGTTTCTGTCGGAAGTGGGTCCCTTGACGGCCTATGATCATCCACAACAGGTGATCCGACTGGCAGGATTGAACCTCAAAGAAAACAGTTCCGGACAGCACAAGGGGCGCACTTGCATCACCAAAAGGGGACGACCTCGTCTACGATCTCTGTTGTTTAAAGCCATTCTACCGCTGACAGCCCACAATCCGGAATTTCGGGCATTACATCGGTATCTGACGACGCGTCCGGAAAATCCGCTGAAAAAGATGCAATCCCTGATTGCTCTGTGTTGCAAGTTAATCCGGGTTTTGTTCACACTTGGCAGGCGACAGATGACCTATGATGTTCACAAGATGCTAGGAGACATTCGCTGTTCCCAGATACAGATGGCTGTATAA
- a CDS encoding family 16 glycosylhydrolase: MLLKKSLAAGICLLFLTATLAYGLMPPSLQRVEAAGSWVQVWSDEFNGNSVDGSKWNFETGPGPNNELQLYTTNNVYFENDPNNAGNKYLVIQAKREDKVYNGRTFNYTSARLNTQGKFDFKYGKIEIRAQLPRGQGMWPAFWMLGSDYGQVGWPNCGELDIMEYVGKTPATVYGTLHGPGYNGSTGIGAYHDTPDTISTQFHTYTVEWEPNVIRWYVDGQLYQVRTPHDLDGRKWVFDHHFFIILNLAVGGDWPGAPDNTTIFPQNYKIDYVRVYQRQNNEYEPAPAKNFIALKAAANDKFVTVDKFVGDRKLRANRDGASVWEMFEVKDLGNGKVALLSSTDYKFVSVKSDGSVFADKETVGPWETFQVETQANGKKALKNLGNHNYLSADLNLDSVLVANRPTASTWEQFDFVQK, from the coding sequence ATGTTATTGAAGAAGTCGTTGGCCGCGGGAATATGTTTATTGTTCTTGACTGCCACCCTGGCGTACGGGTTGATGCCGCCCTCTCTCCAGCGGGTTGAAGCGGCCGGCTCTTGGGTGCAAGTCTGGAGTGACGAATTTAACGGCAATAGCGTTGATGGTTCCAAGTGGAATTTTGAAACCGGCCCCGGTCCCAATAACGAACTCCAACTATACACGACCAACAACGTTTATTTCGAAAATGATCCCAACAATGCCGGGAACAAATATTTGGTCATCCAAGCCAAACGGGAAGACAAGGTTTACAATGGCCGAACCTTTAACTATACCTCCGCCAGACTGAATACCCAAGGCAAATTTGATTTCAAATACGGCAAAATCGAAATAAGAGCACAACTCCCTCGGGGACAAGGCATGTGGCCCGCATTTTGGATGTTGGGGAGCGACTATGGCCAAGTGGGTTGGCCCAATTGCGGCGAATTGGACATCATGGAATATGTGGGCAAAACCCCCGCCACTGTTTACGGAACTCTGCATGGTCCCGGTTACAACGGTTCAACGGGAATCGGCGCCTATCATGATACGCCTGACACCATCAGCACACAATTCCATACATATACGGTGGAATGGGAACCCAACGTGATTCGGTGGTATGTGGATGGCCAACTGTACCAAGTGCGGACGCCACACGATCTGGACGGGCGCAAGTGGGTCTTTGACCATCATTTCTTCATCATCCTGAATTTGGCCGTAGGCGGGGATTGGCCCGGCGCGCCGGACAACACCACCATCTTCCCGCAAAATTACAAAATCGATTATGTCCGCGTCTATCAGCGCCAAAACAATGAGTATGAACCCGCTCCCGCGAAAAACTTCATCGCGCTTAAAGCGGCGGCCAACGACAAATTTGTGACAGTGGACAAGTTTGTCGGTGACCGCAAACTCCGCGCAAACCGCGATGGCGCCAGCGTATGGGAAATGTTTGAAGTGAAGGACCTGGGCAACGGCAAAGTGGCACTCTTGTCTTCGACCGATTACAAATTCGTCTCCGTCAAATCAGATGGCTCGGTTTTCGCCGATAAAGAAACTGTCGGTCCATGGGAAACCTTCCAGGTGGAAACTCAGGCAAACGGAAAAAAAGCGTTGAAAAATCTTGGAAATCACAATTACTTAAGCGCCGATCTCAACTTGGATTCAGTTCTGGTGGCGAACCGTCCGACAGCGAGCACATGGGAGCAGTTTGATTTTGTACAAAAATAG
- a CDS encoding EamA family transporter, translating to MGKWIIPAVFVLLWSSGAIFVEWGLQDASPMAFLSLRHIWAMVPMWGISLCLRPAWPRDRSEWRDVIITGLTMQVGYQLFFFLALDADVSPGLLSIVLGAQPLLTAALSRESVVMETGRPFYGKLRF from the coding sequence GTGGGGAAGTGGATCATACCGGCAGTGTTTGTCCTGTTGTGGAGCAGCGGCGCCATTTTTGTGGAGTGGGGATTGCAAGACGCTTCGCCGATGGCTTTTCTGTCGTTGCGTCATATATGGGCCATGGTACCGATGTGGGGGATATCCCTATGTTTGCGTCCCGCTTGGCCGAGGGATCGATCGGAGTGGCGGGATGTGATCATCACCGGTTTGACGATGCAAGTTGGATATCAGTTGTTTTTCTTCTTGGCTTTGGATGCAGACGTATCCCCCGGCTTATTGTCCATCGTTCTCGGTGCCCAACCGCTGCTGACAGCTGCATTATCCCGGGAATCCGTGGTGATGGAAACAGGGAGGCCGTTTTACGGGAAATTGAGGTTTTAA
- a CDS encoding zinc ribbon domain-containing protein, whose amino-acid sequence MLMKNHNPRADAGWRMPVQFTAYKTTDKQVITVDPHNTSQACSKCGQSVKET is encoded by the coding sequence ATGCTGATGAAGAATCACAATCCACGGGCTGATGCCGGTTGGAGGATGCCGGTTCAATTCACGGCTTACAAGACAACCGACAAGCAGGTGATCACGGTCGATCCTCACAACACGTCACAGGCATGCTCCAAATGTGGTCAGAGCGTAAAGGAGACATGA
- a CDS encoding DUF5680 domain-containing protein: MEYRDGAYFYRDIYFGMERFTGMETVYHLDQPVWAMSYGGGVLNISDREQIRSIYAFLREALRLGSEEAPYRGPDIWKNGSLIYLNQWEGTLDRFHGYEEIRLKDTKVYELRYQGGFI; encoded by the coding sequence TTGGAATATCGTGATGGTGCTTATTTCTACCGGGATATCTATTTCGGTATGGAGAGGTTTACAGGGATGGAAACGGTATATCATTTGGACCAACCCGTATGGGCTATGAGCTATGGGGGAGGAGTGCTCAACATCAGCGATCGGGAACAGATTCGTTCCATCTATGCATTCTTGCGAGAAGCATTGCGCTTGGGATCGGAGGAGGCGCCTTATCGGGGGCCGGACATCTGGAAAAATGGGTCGCTTATCTATCTGAACCAATGGGAGGGAACACTGGATCGCTTTCATGGATATGAGGAAATCCGCCTGAAAGATACAAAAGTGTATGAATTGCGATATCAGGGTGGTTTTATATAG
- a CDS encoding YnfA family protein codes for MIQAAILFFLAGLAEIGGGYLIWLWLREGKPFYWGMVGGLTLALYGVIATFQSFPSFGRVYAAYGGVFIVMSVLWGWVIDKKTPDFYDWIGAGICLIGVSVMLWGPRS; via the coding sequence ATGATTCAGGCAGCGATTTTGTTTTTTCTTGCCGGTTTGGCGGAAATAGGCGGAGGATACCTGATCTGGCTTTGGTTACGGGAGGGAAAGCCGTTTTACTGGGGAATGGTTGGCGGGCTTACCTTGGCCTTGTACGGGGTAATCGCCACTTTTCAATCTTTCCCTTCCTTTGGGCGGGTTTACGCTGCTTACGGGGGAGTGTTCATTGTTATGTCCGTTTTGTGGGGATGGGTCATCGATAAGAAGACCCCCGATTTTTATGACTGGATTGGAGCAGGGATCTGCTTGATTGGGGTGTCCGTGATGCTGTGGGGACCGCGGAGCTAG
- the lexA gene encoding transcriptional repressor LexA produces MTTRLSSRQKAILDYIKKSVKERGYPPSVREIGEAVGLASSSTVHGHLARLEKKGFIRRDPTKPRAIELLDRGDPEETVRSSDTVLVPLVGKVTAGEPITAIENVEEYLPLPRRLVGNAERAFVLSVHGNSMINAGILDGDHVVVRQQNTAENGDIVVAMTHDGEATVKRFYKEKDHIRLQPENDEMEPIRLTSVSILGKVIGVFREIH; encoded by the coding sequence ATGACAACGCGACTCTCCTCGCGGCAAAAGGCAATCTTGGACTACATAAAGAAATCGGTCAAAGAGAGGGGATATCCACCGTCTGTTCGCGAAATCGGAGAAGCAGTGGGCTTGGCGTCCAGCTCGACGGTACATGGTCATCTTGCCCGTTTGGAAAAGAAGGGGTTCATTCGACGCGATCCCACCAAACCGCGGGCCATTGAACTATTGGATCGCGGTGATCCGGAGGAAACGGTCCGCTCCTCTGACACCGTATTGGTACCGCTGGTCGGGAAAGTCACCGCGGGGGAACCGATCACTGCCATCGAAAATGTGGAAGAATACCTCCCTCTCCCTCGTCGCCTGGTCGGCAATGCAGAACGGGCGTTTGTCTTGTCCGTTCACGGCAACAGTATGATCAACGCCGGTATTCTCGACGGTGACCATGTGGTGGTGCGTCAGCAGAACACCGCCGAAAACGGGGATATCGTCGTGGCGATGACCCATGACGGGGAAGCCACCGTAAAACGCTTCTACAAAGAAAAGGATCATATCCGCCTGCAACCGGAAAACGACGAGATGGAACCGATCCGCCTGACAAGTGTCAGTATTTTGGGGAAAGTAATCGGGGTATTCCGGGAAATTCATTGA